From the Phyllostomus discolor isolate MPI-MPIP mPhyDis1 chromosome 7, mPhyDis1.pri.v3, whole genome shotgun sequence genome, one window contains:
- the TRAK1 gene encoding trafficking kinesin-binding protein 1 isoform X3 codes for MSLRDRGGEEECFEYDYCRDEERRFGLEQHDPLDLVEEVLCAERVGQMTKTYNDIDAVTRLLEEKERDLELAARIGQSLLKKNKTLTERNELLEEQVEHIREEVSQLRHELSMKDELLQFYTSAAEESEPESLCSTPLKRNESSSSVQNYFHLDSLHKKLKDLEEENVVLRSEACQLKTETITYEEKEQQLVNDCVKELRDANVQIASISEELAKKTEDAARQQEEITHLLSQIVDLQKKAKACAVENEELVQHLGAAKDAQRQLTAELRELEDKYAECMEMLHEAQEELKNLRNKAMPNTTSRRYHSLGLFPMDSLAAEIEGTMRKELQLEEPESPDIAHQKRVFETVRNINQVVKQRSLTPSPMNIPGSNQSSAMNSLLSSCVSTPRSSFYGSDVGNVVLDNKTNSIILEAESTNMGNNEQSKKPGTPGTPGSHDLETALRRLSLRRENYLSERKFFEEEQERKLRELAEKGELLSGGSLTPTESIMSLGTHSRFSEFTGFSGMSFSSRSYLPEKLQIVKPLEGSATLHHWQQLAQPHLGGILDPRPGVVTKGFRTLDVDLDEVYCLNDFEEDDTGDHISLPGLATSTPVQHPETSGERSRARVTVSGSRSYPSRPQAFPEEMQEPPSATEEEEEGSAHHPGKCMSQTNSTFTFTTCRILHPSDELTRVTPSLNSAPTPACGSASHVKSTPVATPCTPRRLSLAESFTNARESTTTMSTSLGLVWLLKERGISAAVYDPQSWDRASRGALLHSRAPRMAVIPSTPPNSPTPTPTSSPPSFEFKCTSPPYDNFLASKPASSILREVREKKSLRSSESQTDVSVSNLNLVDKVRRLGVAKVVHSGRAHVPALTEDQAPLLCGPPGPAPALVPGGLGPEGLPLGCPAAAVTSAIGGLQLNSGIRRNRSFPTMVGSSMQMKAPVTLTSGILMGAKLPKQTSLR; via the exons AAAGAGCGGGATTTAGAACTGGCTGCCCGGATTGGCCAGTCGTTGTTGAAGAAGAACAAGACCCTCACCGAGAGGAACGAGCtgctggaggagcaggtggagcacatcagggaggag GTGTCCCAGCTCCGGCATGAGCTGTCCATGAAGGATGAGCTGCTGCAGTTCTATACCAGCGCCGCGGAAGAGAGCGAGCCCGAGTCCCTGTGCTCCACCCC GTTGAAGAGGAACGAGTCATCCTCCTCCGTCCAGAACTACTTTCACCTGGACTCTCTTCACAAGAAGCTGAAGGACCTCGAGGAAGAGAACGTCGTACTTCGATCCGAG GCCTGCCAGCTGAAGACAGAGACCATCACCTACGAAGAGAAGGAGCAGCAGCTGGTCAATGACTGCGTGAAGGAGCTGA GGGACGCCAACGTGCAGATCGCGAGCATCTCCGAGGAGCTGGCCAAGAAGACCGAAGATGCTGCCCGCCAGCAGGAGGAAATCACGCACCTGCTCTCTCAAATTGTGGACCTGCAGAAGAAGGCCAAAGCC TGCGCGGTGGAAAATGAAGAACTCGTCCAGCACCTGGGGGCTGCCAAGGATGCCCAGCGGCAGCTCACGGCCGAG CTgcgcgagctggaggacaagtaCGCAGAGTGCATGGAGATGCTGCACGAGGCGCAGGAGGAGCTCAAGAACCTGCGGAACAAGGCCATGCCCAACACCACGTCGAGGCGCTACCACTCGCTGGGCCTGTTTCCCATG GACTCCCTGGCAGCCGAGATCGAGGGGACGATGCGGAAGGAGCTGCAGCTGGAAGAGCCCGAGTCGCCGGACATCGC CCACCAGAAGCGAGTCTTTGAGACcgtgagaaacatcaaccaggTCGTCAAGCAGAGGTCCCTGACACCCTCCCCCATGAACATCCCCGGCTCCAACCAGTCCTCGGCCATGAACTCCCTCCTGTCCAGCTGCGTCAGCACCCCTCGGTCCAGCTTCTACGGCAGCGACGTCGGCAATGTCGTCCTGGACAACAAGACCAACAGCATCATCCTGGAAGCAGAGTCGACCAACATGGG AAACAACGAGCAGAGTAAGAAGCCGGGGACACCAGGCACGCCGGGCTCCCACGACCTGGAGACGGCGCTGAGGCGGCTGTCCCTCCGCCGGGAAAACTACCTGTCGGAGAGGAAGTTCTtcgaggaggagcaggagaggaagcTGAGGGAGCTGGCGGAGAAGGGCGAGCTGCTCAGCGGGGGCTCCCTCACGCCCACCGAAAGCATCATGTCCCTGGGCACGCACTCCCGCTTCTCCGAGTTCACCGGCTTCTCGGGCATGTCCTTCAGCAGCCGCTCCTACCTGCCCGAAAAGCTCCAGATCGTGAAGCCGCTGGAAG GTTCCGCCACCCTGCACCACTGGCAGCAGCTGGCTCAGCCTCACCTCGGGGGCATCCTGGACCCCCGGCCCGGCGTGGTCACCAAGGGCTTCCGGACGCTGGACGTGGACCTGGACGAAGTGTACTGCCTTAACGACTTTGAAGAAGACGACACAGGTGACCACATTTCCCTCCCGGGCCTAGCTACCTCCACGCCAGTGCAGCACCCAGAGACCTCAGGGGAGAGGTCCCGAGCACGTGTGACTGTCTCAGGCAGCAGAAGTTACCCGAGCCGGCCTCAGGCTTTCCCAGAAGAGATGCAGGAGCCGCCCTCGgccacggaggaggaggaggaggggtctg CACACCACCCGGGGAAGTGCATGTCACAGACCAACTCCACCTTCACCTTCACCACCTGTCGCATCCTGCATCCTTCAGATGAGCTCACGCGGGTCACGCCAAG CCTTAACTCGGCCCCGACTCCGGCTTGTGGCAGCGCCAGCCACGTAAAGTCCACGCCCGTGGCCACGCCGTGCACTCCCCGGAGGCTGAGCCTGGCCGAGTCCTTCACCAACGCCCGCGAGTCCACGACCACCATGAGCACGTCCCTGGGGCTGGTGTGGCTGCTGAAGGAGCGGGGCATCTCCGCGGCCGTGTACGACCCCCAGAGCTGGGACAGGGCCAGCCGGGGCGCCCTCCTGCACTCCCGCGCCCCCAGGATGGCTGTgatcccctccaccccgcccaactcgcccacgcccacgcccacgTCTTCCCCGCCCTCCTTCGAGTTCAAGTGCACGAGCCCCCCCTACGACAACTTCCTGGCTTCCAAGCCGGCCAGCTCCATCCTGCGGGAGGTGCGGGAGAAGAAGAGCCTCCGCAGCAGCGAGAGCCAGACGGACGTGTCCGTCTCCAACCTCAACCTCGTGGACAAAGTCAGGAGGCTCGGCGTGGCCAAAGTGGTGCACTCAGGGCGAGCCCACGTCCCCGCCTTGACTGAGGACCAGGCACCTCTCCTCTGCGGGCCCCCCGGCCCGGCGCCGGCCCTCGTCCCCGGAGGCCTGGGACCCGAGGGCCTGCCTCTCGGGTGCCCTGCTGCCGCCGTCACGAGTGCCATCGGCGGGCTGCAGCTCAACAGCGGTATCCGGCGGAATCGCAGCTTCCCCACCATGGTGGGCTCCAGCATGCAGATGAAGGCCCCCGTGACCCTCACCTCGGGCATCTTGATGGGTGCTAAGCTCCCCAAACAAACTAGCCTGCGGTGA
- the TRAK1 gene encoding trafficking kinesin-binding protein 1 isoform X7: MQKFIEADYYELDWYYEECSDVLCAERVGQMTKTYNDIDAVTRLLEEKERDLELAARIGQSLLKKNKTLTERNELLEEQVEHIREEVSQLRHELSMKDELLQFYTSAAEESEPESLCSTPLKRNESSSSVQNYFHLDSLHKKLKDLEEENVVLRSEACQLKTETITYEEKEQQLVNDCVKELRDANVQIASISEELAKKTEDAARQQEEITHLLSQIVDLQKKAKACAVENEELVQHLGAAKDAQRQLTAELRELEDKYAECMEMLHEAQEELKNLRNKAMPNTTSRRYHSLGLFPMDSLAAEIEGTMRKELQLEEPESPDIAHQKRVFETVRNINQVVKQRSLTPSPMNIPGSNQSSAMNSLLSSCVSTPRSSFYGSDVGNVVLDNKTNSIILEAESTNMGNNEQSKKPGTPGTPGSHDLETALRRLSLRRENYLSERKFFEEEQERKLRELAEKGELLSGGSLTPTESIMSLGTHSRFSEFTGFSGMSFSSRSYLPEKLQIVKPLEGSATLHHWQQLAQPHLGGILDPRPGVVTKGFRTLDVDLDEVYCLNDFEEDDTAHHPGKCMSQTNSTFTFTTCRILHPSDELTRVTPSLNSAPTPACGSASHVKSTPVATPCTPRRLSLAESFTNARESTTTMSTSLGLVWLLKERGISAAVYDPQSWDRASRGALLHSRAPRMAVIPSTPPNSPTPTPTSSPPSFEFKCTSPPYDNFLASKPASSILREVREKKSLRSSESQTDVSVSNLNLVDKVRRLGVAKVVHSGRAHVPALTEDQAPLLCGPPGPAPALVPGGLGPEGLPLGCPAAAVTSAIGGLQLNSGIRRNRSFPTMVGSSMQMKAPVTLTSGILMGAKLPKQTSLR, translated from the exons AAAGAGCGGGATTTAGAACTGGCTGCCCGGATTGGCCAGTCGTTGTTGAAGAAGAACAAGACCCTCACCGAGAGGAACGAGCtgctggaggagcaggtggagcacatcagggaggag GTGTCCCAGCTCCGGCATGAGCTGTCCATGAAGGATGAGCTGCTGCAGTTCTATACCAGCGCCGCGGAAGAGAGCGAGCCCGAGTCCCTGTGCTCCACCCC GTTGAAGAGGAACGAGTCATCCTCCTCCGTCCAGAACTACTTTCACCTGGACTCTCTTCACAAGAAGCTGAAGGACCTCGAGGAAGAGAACGTCGTACTTCGATCCGAG GCCTGCCAGCTGAAGACAGAGACCATCACCTACGAAGAGAAGGAGCAGCAGCTGGTCAATGACTGCGTGAAGGAGCTGA GGGACGCCAACGTGCAGATCGCGAGCATCTCCGAGGAGCTGGCCAAGAAGACCGAAGATGCTGCCCGCCAGCAGGAGGAAATCACGCACCTGCTCTCTCAAATTGTGGACCTGCAGAAGAAGGCCAAAGCC TGCGCGGTGGAAAATGAAGAACTCGTCCAGCACCTGGGGGCTGCCAAGGATGCCCAGCGGCAGCTCACGGCCGAG CTgcgcgagctggaggacaagtaCGCAGAGTGCATGGAGATGCTGCACGAGGCGCAGGAGGAGCTCAAGAACCTGCGGAACAAGGCCATGCCCAACACCACGTCGAGGCGCTACCACTCGCTGGGCCTGTTTCCCATG GACTCCCTGGCAGCCGAGATCGAGGGGACGATGCGGAAGGAGCTGCAGCTGGAAGAGCCCGAGTCGCCGGACATCGC CCACCAGAAGCGAGTCTTTGAGACcgtgagaaacatcaaccaggTCGTCAAGCAGAGGTCCCTGACACCCTCCCCCATGAACATCCCCGGCTCCAACCAGTCCTCGGCCATGAACTCCCTCCTGTCCAGCTGCGTCAGCACCCCTCGGTCCAGCTTCTACGGCAGCGACGTCGGCAATGTCGTCCTGGACAACAAGACCAACAGCATCATCCTGGAAGCAGAGTCGACCAACATGGG AAACAACGAGCAGAGTAAGAAGCCGGGGACACCAGGCACGCCGGGCTCCCACGACCTGGAGACGGCGCTGAGGCGGCTGTCCCTCCGCCGGGAAAACTACCTGTCGGAGAGGAAGTTCTtcgaggaggagcaggagaggaagcTGAGGGAGCTGGCGGAGAAGGGCGAGCTGCTCAGCGGGGGCTCCCTCACGCCCACCGAAAGCATCATGTCCCTGGGCACGCACTCCCGCTTCTCCGAGTTCACCGGCTTCTCGGGCATGTCCTTCAGCAGCCGCTCCTACCTGCCCGAAAAGCTCCAGATCGTGAAGCCGCTGGAAG GTTCCGCCACCCTGCACCACTGGCAGCAGCTGGCTCAGCCTCACCTCGGGGGCATCCTGGACCCCCGGCCCGGCGTGGTCACCAAGGGCTTCCGGACGCTGGACGTGGACCTGGACGAAGTGTACTGCCTTAACGACTTTGAAGAAGACGACACAG CACACCACCCGGGGAAGTGCATGTCACAGACCAACTCCACCTTCACCTTCACCACCTGTCGCATCCTGCATCCTTCAGATGAGCTCACGCGGGTCACGCCAAG CCTTAACTCGGCCCCGACTCCGGCTTGTGGCAGCGCCAGCCACGTAAAGTCCACGCCCGTGGCCACGCCGTGCACTCCCCGGAGGCTGAGCCTGGCCGAGTCCTTCACCAACGCCCGCGAGTCCACGACCACCATGAGCACGTCCCTGGGGCTGGTGTGGCTGCTGAAGGAGCGGGGCATCTCCGCGGCCGTGTACGACCCCCAGAGCTGGGACAGGGCCAGCCGGGGCGCCCTCCTGCACTCCCGCGCCCCCAGGATGGCTGTgatcccctccaccccgcccaactcgcccacgcccacgcccacgTCTTCCCCGCCCTCCTTCGAGTTCAAGTGCACGAGCCCCCCCTACGACAACTTCCTGGCTTCCAAGCCGGCCAGCTCCATCCTGCGGGAGGTGCGGGAGAAGAAGAGCCTCCGCAGCAGCGAGAGCCAGACGGACGTGTCCGTCTCCAACCTCAACCTCGTGGACAAAGTCAGGAGGCTCGGCGTGGCCAAAGTGGTGCACTCAGGGCGAGCCCACGTCCCCGCCTTGACTGAGGACCAGGCACCTCTCCTCTGCGGGCCCCCCGGCCCGGCGCCGGCCCTCGTCCCCGGAGGCCTGGGACCCGAGGGCCTGCCTCTCGGGTGCCCTGCTGCCGCCGTCACGAGTGCCATCGGCGGGCTGCAGCTCAACAGCGGTATCCGGCGGAATCGCAGCTTCCCCACCATGGTGGGCTCCAGCATGCAGATGAAGGCCCCCGTGACCCTCACCTCGGGCATCTTGATGGGTGCTAAGCTCCCCAAACAAACTAGCCTGCGGTGA
- the TRAK1 gene encoding trafficking kinesin-binding protein 1 isoform X5 translates to MQKFIEADYYELDWYYEECSDVLCAERVGQMTKTYNDIDAVTRLLEEKERDLELAARIGQSLLKKNKTLTERNELLEEQVEHIREEVSQLRHELSMKDELLQFYTSAAEESEPESLCSTPLKRNESSSSVQNYFHLDSLHKKLKDLEEENVVLRSEACQLKTETITYEEKEQQLVNDCVKELRDANVQIASISEELAKKTEDAARQQEEITHLLSQIVDLQKKAKACAVENEELVQHLGAAKDAQRQLTAELRELEDKYAECMEMLHEAQEELKNLRNKAMPNTTSRRYHSLGLFPMDSLAAEIEGTMRKELQLEEPESPDIAHQKRVFETVRNINQVVKQRSLTPSPMNIPGSNQSSAMNSLLSSCVSTPRSSFYGSDVGNVVLDNKTNSIILEAESTNMGNNEQSKKPGTPGTPGSHDLETALRRLSLRRENYLSERKFFEEEQERKLRELAEKGELLSGGSLTPTESIMSLGTHSRFSEFTGFSGMSFSSRSYLPEKLQIVKPLEGSATLHHWQQLAQPHLGGILDPRPGVVTKGFRTLDVDLDEVYCLNDFEEDDTGDHISLPGLATSTPVQHPETSGERSRARVTVSGSRSYPSRPQAFPEEMQEPPSATEEEEEGSAHHPGKCMSQTNSTFTFTTCRILHPSDELTRVTPSLNSAPTPACGSASHVKSTPVATPCTPRRLSLAESFTNARESTTTMSTSLGLVWLLKERGISAAVYDPQSWDRASRGALLHSRAPRMAVIPSTPPNSPTPTPTSSPPSFEFKCTSPPYDNFLASKPASSILREVREKKSLRSSESQTDVSVSNLNLVDKVRRLGVAKVVHSGRAHVPALTEDQAPLLCGPPGPAPALVPGGLGPEGLPLGCPAAAVTSAIGGLQLNSGIRRNRSFPTMVGSSMQMKAPVTLTSGILMGAKLPKQTSLR, encoded by the exons AAAGAGCGGGATTTAGAACTGGCTGCCCGGATTGGCCAGTCGTTGTTGAAGAAGAACAAGACCCTCACCGAGAGGAACGAGCtgctggaggagcaggtggagcacatcagggaggag GTGTCCCAGCTCCGGCATGAGCTGTCCATGAAGGATGAGCTGCTGCAGTTCTATACCAGCGCCGCGGAAGAGAGCGAGCCCGAGTCCCTGTGCTCCACCCC GTTGAAGAGGAACGAGTCATCCTCCTCCGTCCAGAACTACTTTCACCTGGACTCTCTTCACAAGAAGCTGAAGGACCTCGAGGAAGAGAACGTCGTACTTCGATCCGAG GCCTGCCAGCTGAAGACAGAGACCATCACCTACGAAGAGAAGGAGCAGCAGCTGGTCAATGACTGCGTGAAGGAGCTGA GGGACGCCAACGTGCAGATCGCGAGCATCTCCGAGGAGCTGGCCAAGAAGACCGAAGATGCTGCCCGCCAGCAGGAGGAAATCACGCACCTGCTCTCTCAAATTGTGGACCTGCAGAAGAAGGCCAAAGCC TGCGCGGTGGAAAATGAAGAACTCGTCCAGCACCTGGGGGCTGCCAAGGATGCCCAGCGGCAGCTCACGGCCGAG CTgcgcgagctggaggacaagtaCGCAGAGTGCATGGAGATGCTGCACGAGGCGCAGGAGGAGCTCAAGAACCTGCGGAACAAGGCCATGCCCAACACCACGTCGAGGCGCTACCACTCGCTGGGCCTGTTTCCCATG GACTCCCTGGCAGCCGAGATCGAGGGGACGATGCGGAAGGAGCTGCAGCTGGAAGAGCCCGAGTCGCCGGACATCGC CCACCAGAAGCGAGTCTTTGAGACcgtgagaaacatcaaccaggTCGTCAAGCAGAGGTCCCTGACACCCTCCCCCATGAACATCCCCGGCTCCAACCAGTCCTCGGCCATGAACTCCCTCCTGTCCAGCTGCGTCAGCACCCCTCGGTCCAGCTTCTACGGCAGCGACGTCGGCAATGTCGTCCTGGACAACAAGACCAACAGCATCATCCTGGAAGCAGAGTCGACCAACATGGG AAACAACGAGCAGAGTAAGAAGCCGGGGACACCAGGCACGCCGGGCTCCCACGACCTGGAGACGGCGCTGAGGCGGCTGTCCCTCCGCCGGGAAAACTACCTGTCGGAGAGGAAGTTCTtcgaggaggagcaggagaggaagcTGAGGGAGCTGGCGGAGAAGGGCGAGCTGCTCAGCGGGGGCTCCCTCACGCCCACCGAAAGCATCATGTCCCTGGGCACGCACTCCCGCTTCTCCGAGTTCACCGGCTTCTCGGGCATGTCCTTCAGCAGCCGCTCCTACCTGCCCGAAAAGCTCCAGATCGTGAAGCCGCTGGAAG GTTCCGCCACCCTGCACCACTGGCAGCAGCTGGCTCAGCCTCACCTCGGGGGCATCCTGGACCCCCGGCCCGGCGTGGTCACCAAGGGCTTCCGGACGCTGGACGTGGACCTGGACGAAGTGTACTGCCTTAACGACTTTGAAGAAGACGACACAGGTGACCACATTTCCCTCCCGGGCCTAGCTACCTCCACGCCAGTGCAGCACCCAGAGACCTCAGGGGAGAGGTCCCGAGCACGTGTGACTGTCTCAGGCAGCAGAAGTTACCCGAGCCGGCCTCAGGCTTTCCCAGAAGAGATGCAGGAGCCGCCCTCGgccacggaggaggaggaggaggggtctg CACACCACCCGGGGAAGTGCATGTCACAGACCAACTCCACCTTCACCTTCACCACCTGTCGCATCCTGCATCCTTCAGATGAGCTCACGCGGGTCACGCCAAG CCTTAACTCGGCCCCGACTCCGGCTTGTGGCAGCGCCAGCCACGTAAAGTCCACGCCCGTGGCCACGCCGTGCACTCCCCGGAGGCTGAGCCTGGCCGAGTCCTTCACCAACGCCCGCGAGTCCACGACCACCATGAGCACGTCCCTGGGGCTGGTGTGGCTGCTGAAGGAGCGGGGCATCTCCGCGGCCGTGTACGACCCCCAGAGCTGGGACAGGGCCAGCCGGGGCGCCCTCCTGCACTCCCGCGCCCCCAGGATGGCTGTgatcccctccaccccgcccaactcgcccacgcccacgcccacgTCTTCCCCGCCCTCCTTCGAGTTCAAGTGCACGAGCCCCCCCTACGACAACTTCCTGGCTTCCAAGCCGGCCAGCTCCATCCTGCGGGAGGTGCGGGAGAAGAAGAGCCTCCGCAGCAGCGAGAGCCAGACGGACGTGTCCGTCTCCAACCTCAACCTCGTGGACAAAGTCAGGAGGCTCGGCGTGGCCAAAGTGGTGCACTCAGGGCGAGCCCACGTCCCCGCCTTGACTGAGGACCAGGCACCTCTCCTCTGCGGGCCCCCCGGCCCGGCGCCGGCCCTCGTCCCCGGAGGCCTGGGACCCGAGGGCCTGCCTCTCGGGTGCCCTGCTGCCGCCGTCACGAGTGCCATCGGCGGGCTGCAGCTCAACAGCGGTATCCGGCGGAATCGCAGCTTCCCCACCATGGTGGGCTCCAGCATGCAGATGAAGGCCCCCGTGACCCTCACCTCGGGCATCTTGATGGGTGCTAAGCTCCCCAAACAAACTAGCCTGCGGTGA
- the TRAK1 gene encoding trafficking kinesin-binding protein 1 isoform X6, producing the protein MTKTYNDIDAVTRLLEEKERDLELAARIGQSLLKKNKTLTERNELLEEQVEHIREEVSQLRHELSMKDELLQFYTSAAEESEPESLCSTPLKRNESSSSVQNYFHLDSLHKKLKDLEEENVVLRSEACQLKTETITYEEKEQQLVNDCVKELRDANVQIASISEELAKKTEDAARQQEEITHLLSQIVDLQKKAKACAVENEELVQHLGAAKDAQRQLTAELRELEDKYAECMEMLHEAQEELKNLRNKAMPNTTSRRYHSLGLFPMDSLAAEIEGTMRKELQLEEPESPDIAHQKRVFETVRNINQVVKQRSLTPSPMNIPGSNQSSAMNSLLSSCVSTPRSSFYGSDVGNVVLDNKTNSIILEAESTNMGNNEQSKKPGTPGTPGSHDLETALRRLSLRRENYLSERKFFEEEQERKLRELAEKGELLSGGSLTPTESIMSLGTHSRFSEFTGFSGMSFSSRSYLPEKLQIVKPLEGSATLHHWQQLAQPHLGGILDPRPGVVTKGFRTLDVDLDEVYCLNDFEEDDTGDHISLPGLATSTPVQHPETSGERSRARVTVSGSRSYPSRPQAFPEEMQEPPSATEEEEEGSAHHPGKCMSQTNSTFTFTTCRILHPSDELTRVTPSLNSAPTPACGSASHVKSTPVATPCTPRRLSLAESFTNARESTTTMSTSLGLVWLLKERGISAAVYDPQSWDRASRGALLHSRAPRMAVIPSTPPNSPTPTPTSSPPSFEFKCTSPPYDNFLASKPASSILREVREKKSLRSSESQTDVSVSNLNLVDKVRRLGVAKVVHSGRAHVPALTEDQAPLLCGPPGPAPALVPGGLGPEGLPLGCPAAAVTSAIGGLQLNSGIRRNRSFPTMVGSSMQMKAPVTLTSGILMGAKLPKQTSLR; encoded by the exons AAAGAGCGGGATTTAGAACTGGCTGCCCGGATTGGCCAGTCGTTGTTGAAGAAGAACAAGACCCTCACCGAGAGGAACGAGCtgctggaggagcaggtggagcacatcagggaggag GTGTCCCAGCTCCGGCATGAGCTGTCCATGAAGGATGAGCTGCTGCAGTTCTATACCAGCGCCGCGGAAGAGAGCGAGCCCGAGTCCCTGTGCTCCACCCC GTTGAAGAGGAACGAGTCATCCTCCTCCGTCCAGAACTACTTTCACCTGGACTCTCTTCACAAGAAGCTGAAGGACCTCGAGGAAGAGAACGTCGTACTTCGATCCGAG GCCTGCCAGCTGAAGACAGAGACCATCACCTACGAAGAGAAGGAGCAGCAGCTGGTCAATGACTGCGTGAAGGAGCTGA GGGACGCCAACGTGCAGATCGCGAGCATCTCCGAGGAGCTGGCCAAGAAGACCGAAGATGCTGCCCGCCAGCAGGAGGAAATCACGCACCTGCTCTCTCAAATTGTGGACCTGCAGAAGAAGGCCAAAGCC TGCGCGGTGGAAAATGAAGAACTCGTCCAGCACCTGGGGGCTGCCAAGGATGCCCAGCGGCAGCTCACGGCCGAG CTgcgcgagctggaggacaagtaCGCAGAGTGCATGGAGATGCTGCACGAGGCGCAGGAGGAGCTCAAGAACCTGCGGAACAAGGCCATGCCCAACACCACGTCGAGGCGCTACCACTCGCTGGGCCTGTTTCCCATG GACTCCCTGGCAGCCGAGATCGAGGGGACGATGCGGAAGGAGCTGCAGCTGGAAGAGCCCGAGTCGCCGGACATCGC CCACCAGAAGCGAGTCTTTGAGACcgtgagaaacatcaaccaggTCGTCAAGCAGAGGTCCCTGACACCCTCCCCCATGAACATCCCCGGCTCCAACCAGTCCTCGGCCATGAACTCCCTCCTGTCCAGCTGCGTCAGCACCCCTCGGTCCAGCTTCTACGGCAGCGACGTCGGCAATGTCGTCCTGGACAACAAGACCAACAGCATCATCCTGGAAGCAGAGTCGACCAACATGGG AAACAACGAGCAGAGTAAGAAGCCGGGGACACCAGGCACGCCGGGCTCCCACGACCTGGAGACGGCGCTGAGGCGGCTGTCCCTCCGCCGGGAAAACTACCTGTCGGAGAGGAAGTTCTtcgaggaggagcaggagaggaagcTGAGGGAGCTGGCGGAGAAGGGCGAGCTGCTCAGCGGGGGCTCCCTCACGCCCACCGAAAGCATCATGTCCCTGGGCACGCACTCCCGCTTCTCCGAGTTCACCGGCTTCTCGGGCATGTCCTTCAGCAGCCGCTCCTACCTGCCCGAAAAGCTCCAGATCGTGAAGCCGCTGGAAG GTTCCGCCACCCTGCACCACTGGCAGCAGCTGGCTCAGCCTCACCTCGGGGGCATCCTGGACCCCCGGCCCGGCGTGGTCACCAAGGGCTTCCGGACGCTGGACGTGGACCTGGACGAAGTGTACTGCCTTAACGACTTTGAAGAAGACGACACAGGTGACCACATTTCCCTCCCGGGCCTAGCTACCTCCACGCCAGTGCAGCACCCAGAGACCTCAGGGGAGAGGTCCCGAGCACGTGTGACTGTCTCAGGCAGCAGAAGTTACCCGAGCCGGCCTCAGGCTTTCCCAGAAGAGATGCAGGAGCCGCCCTCGgccacggaggaggaggaggaggggtctg CACACCACCCGGGGAAGTGCATGTCACAGACCAACTCCACCTTCACCTTCACCACCTGTCGCATCCTGCATCCTTCAGATGAGCTCACGCGGGTCACGCCAAG CCTTAACTCGGCCCCGACTCCGGCTTGTGGCAGCGCCAGCCACGTAAAGTCCACGCCCGTGGCCACGCCGTGCACTCCCCGGAGGCTGAGCCTGGCCGAGTCCTTCACCAACGCCCGCGAGTCCACGACCACCATGAGCACGTCCCTGGGGCTGGTGTGGCTGCTGAAGGAGCGGGGCATCTCCGCGGCCGTGTACGACCCCCAGAGCTGGGACAGGGCCAGCCGGGGCGCCCTCCTGCACTCCCGCGCCCCCAGGATGGCTGTgatcccctccaccccgcccaactcgcccacgcccacgcccacgTCTTCCCCGCCCTCCTTCGAGTTCAAGTGCACGAGCCCCCCCTACGACAACTTCCTGGCTTCCAAGCCGGCCAGCTCCATCCTGCGGGAGGTGCGGGAGAAGAAGAGCCTCCGCAGCAGCGAGAGCCAGACGGACGTGTCCGTCTCCAACCTCAACCTCGTGGACAAAGTCAGGAGGCTCGGCGTGGCCAAAGTGGTGCACTCAGGGCGAGCCCACGTCCCCGCCTTGACTGAGGACCAGGCACCTCTCCTCTGCGGGCCCCCCGGCCCGGCGCCGGCCCTCGTCCCCGGAGGCCTGGGACCCGAGGGCCTGCCTCTCGGGTGCCCTGCTGCCGCCGTCACGAGTGCCATCGGCGGGCTGCAGCTCAACAGCGGTATCCGGCGGAATCGCAGCTTCCCCACCATGGTGGGCTCCAGCATGCAGATGAAGGCCCCCGTGACCCTCACCTCGGGCATCTTGATGGGTGCTAAGCTCCCCAAACAAACTAGCCTGCGGTGA